A window of the Lolium perenne isolate Kyuss_39 chromosome 7, Kyuss_2.0, whole genome shotgun sequence genome harbors these coding sequences:
- the LOC127317658 gene encoding protein FAR1-RELATED SEQUENCE 11, with product MRMAEGFFGDLEPSLQAILAEAGSGVDDVEAVVGCSTLPGEASPVAATADSISSTSGNSVAGGQSTVRGELGALAEVSVIDGDDVGERAVVSGWKRRPRVGKAPPERPLNSARVTALEQTLREFPARSSGEVIVPEVGVTFDSIGEAYDFYNLYSWERGFGVRYGKSRLNVDRVKCMQEIVCGCSGRPRSTNSQSTRCLCPALIRLLRSKDNGWYICEHRDVHSHELSASFGERAHWPSHRHIDSYTKDLIRQLRENNVNLGKVYSIIGSFFGKMENIPFTKRALRTLCGKMSSEQADDDVRKTIEVFSEMGAADPEFTYSVQVDDNSRIINLLWTSGKGRAQYHYFGDAITFDTTYRTNVYDMPFGLIVGVNSHFQSVIFAGVLLREEKVENFEWLFREFVKMMSGKNPLTILTDQCRAMEVAIGNVLPNTKHRWCKWHVLRKAKERLGSLYGKNSQFKVDFHRIVNQMLTKEEFEGAWVHMLSTYALEKNPYLYQIYETRAKWAKPYFSGIFCARMTSTQRSESANHMLKTYVPPGSAMHVFVKQFNKLLFDRDAEESFQEKRTRLGGIVYKVGEPIEKHAAKIYTCTMFEKFQECLYKAGSYYVDELVPGEVYAATHFDSESREKWCKAKYTITVSAGCYTCECGMYEHMGMLCCHVLKVLTHLRLKEIPAAHVLKRWTVDARDILPMHLVQYQKDQGLVTSFSFRHSQLYLNCMEVVRLGDVNVDAYTTAMETIMVLVPKLKTVAVECDGLGLEERLNAKRARVGGPATQAVGQNIQRNNLCSDAAILAPSKNRSGGRPTSSPDKPPYETTSKRTRFCTVCRLPGHKSTTCPDRPPGAAKPRKEAKCSNCGLPGHRKTSCVSKNQPHVPDKDGT from the exons CTTGCAAGCGATACTGGCAGAAGCTGGGAGCGGTGTAGATGATGTGGAGGCAGTTGTGGGTTGCTCAACGTTGCCTGGTGAGGCATCGCCGGTGGCTGCCACTGCCGACAGCATCAGCTCAACCTCGGGCAACTCTGTTGCTGGAGGACAAAGCACTGTCCGCGGCGAATTGGGGGCCCTGGCTGAGGTGTCCGTGATCGATGGTGACGACGTTGGAGAGCGCGCCGTCGTCTCAGGTTGGAAGAGGAG GCCCCGCGTGGGGAAAGCCCCTCCCGAAAGACCCCTGAACTCAGCCCGGGTCACGGCACTTGAGCAGACTCTGCGCGAATTTCCGGCCCGCAGTAGCGGCGAAGTGATTGTTCCAGAGGTTGGGGTTACGTTTGATTCGATAGGCGAGGCCTACGACTTTTACAATCTGTACTCTTGGGAACGGGGGTTCGGAGTTAGATATGGCAAAAGCCGGCTGAATGTGGACAGAGTGAAGTGCATGCAAGAGATAGTATGCGGGTGCTCG GGTAGGCCTCGATCAACAAACTCTCAGTCAACGAGATGCCTGTGCCCTGCCCTCATCCGCTTGCTGCGTTCAAAGGACAATGGGTGGTACATTTGTGAGCACAGAGATGTACATAGCCACGAATTGTCGGCATCTTTCGGAGAGAGGGCGCATTGGCCTTCGCACAGACACATAGATAGCTACACAAAGGATTTGATTAGGCAGCTGAGGGAGAACAACGTCAACCTTGGGAAGGTGTATAGCATCATAGGAAGCTTCTTCGGGAAAATGGAGAACATACCTTTCACGAAAAGGGCATTGAGGACTTTGTGTGGCAAGATGAGTAGCGAGCAGGCGGATGACGATGTCAGGAAGACAATAGAAGTGTTCTCCGAGATGGGGGCTGCGGATCCCGAATTCACTTACAGTGTGCAAGTGGATGACAATAGCAGGATAATAAACCTGCTGTGGACTTCAGGGAAGGGGAGGGCTCAGTATCATTATTTTGGTGATGCAATCACATTCGACACCACATACCGAACAAATGTGTATGACATGCCGTTTGGTTTAATTGTGGGTGTTAACAGCCACTTCCAGAGTGTCATATTCGCTGGTGTTCTGctaagggaagaaaaggtagAGAACTTTGAATGGCTTTTCAGAGAATTTGTGAAGATGATGAGTGGGAAGAATCCATTGACCATCCTGACAG ATCAGTGCAGAGCGATGGAAGTAGCTATTGGGAATGTTTTACCTAATACGAAGCATCGATGGTGCAAGTGGCACGTCCTGCGGAAGGCGAAGGAAAGACTGGGTTCGTTGTATGGGAAAAATAGTCAGTTCAAGGTTGATTTCCACCGCATTGTGAACCAGATGTTGACAAAAGAAGAATTCGAGGGGGCCTGGGTTCACATGCTGAGCACATATGCATTGGAGAAGAATCCATATCTTTACCAGATATACGAGACGAGGGCAAAATGGGCGAAACCATACTTCAGTGGCATCTTCTGTGCGAGGATGACTAGCACCCAGAGGAGTGAAAGTGCCAATCACATGCTCAAGACTTATGTGCCGCCCGGGTCAGCCATGCACGTGTTTGTAAAGCAGTTCAACAAATTGTTGTTTGATAGAGACGCCGAAGAGAGCTTCCAGGAGAAGAGGACACGCCTG GGTGGGATTGTCTACAAAGTTGGGGAGCCAATCGAGAAACACGCCGCCAAGATATATACTTGTACAATGTTCGAGAAGTTCCAGGAATgtttgtacaaggccggttcttaCTATGTTGACGAGTTGGTGCCAGGAGAGGTATATGCTGCTACACATTTTGATAGTGAGAGCCGAGAGAAGTGGTGCAAGGCGAAGTACACAATTACAGTTAGCGCTGGTTGTTATACATGCGAATGCGGCATGTACGAACACATGGGCATGCTCTGTTGCCATGTGCTGAAG GTTCTGACCCACCTTAGGTTGAAAGAGATTCCAGCCGCGCATGTGCTGAAAAGATGGACAGTGGATGCCCGAGACATTTTGCCAATGCATCTTGTGCAATACCAAAAAGACCAAGGACTTGTTACGTCCTTCAGTTTCAGGCACTCCCAGTTGTACCTGAATTGCATGGAAGTTGTGAGGCTGGGCGATGTAAATGTCGATGCATACACCACAGCGATGGAGACAATAATGGTGCTGGTGCCGAAACTGAAGACGGTAGCTGTCGAATGTGATGGTTTAGGGCTAGAGGAGAGGCTGAATGCAAAGAGGGCTCGGGTTGGTGGACCGGCAACACAGGCAGTGGGGCAGAACATCCAGCGCAACAATTTGTGCTCAGATGCAGCCATCCTCGCTCCATCCAAAAACAGAAGTGGTGGGAGGCCGACAAGCAGCCCCGACAAGCCCCCTTACGAGACTACTTCGAAGCGAACGAGGTTCTGCACGGTATGCAGGCTACCGGGACACAAGAGCACGACGTGCCCCGACCGCCCCCCGGGTGCGGCGAAACCAAGGAAAGAAGCCAAATGTTCGAACTGTGGGCTGCCCGGCCACCGCAAGACGAGTTGTGTCAGCAAAAATCAACCACACGTACCTGATAAAGATGGTACCTAA